One Ignavibacterium album JCM 16511 genomic region harbors:
- the gpmA gene encoding 2,3-diphosphoglycerate-dependent phosphoglycerate mutase, with protein MYKVVLLRHGESIWNKENRFTGWTDVDLSEKGKEEAKKAGEVLKSEGYTFDIAYTSVLKRAIRTLWIVLDEMDLMWIPVIRHWRLNERHYGALQGLNKAETAKKYGEEQVKIWRRSYDIQPPALEKSDPRYPGHDPRYKDLSESELPLTECLKDTVARFVPYWEGTIAPMVKSGKKVLITAHGNSLRALVKYLDNIPDNEIVELNIPTGIPLVYELDENLKPIKHYYLGNPEEIEKAAAAVAAQAKVK; from the coding sequence ATGTACAAAGTAGTTTTATTACGCCACGGCGAAAGTATCTGGAATAAAGAAAATCGTTTTACCGGCTGGACAGATGTTGATCTTTCTGAAAAAGGAAAGGAAGAAGCAAAAAAAGCAGGCGAAGTACTTAAATCCGAAGGTTATACTTTCGATATCGCATACACTTCGGTATTGAAAAGAGCAATCAGAACATTATGGATTGTTCTTGATGAAATGGATTTAATGTGGATTCCCGTTATCCGCCATTGGAGATTGAATGAAAGACATTATGGTGCATTACAGGGTTTGAATAAAGCAGAAACCGCGAAAAAATATGGTGAAGAGCAAGTAAAAATCTGGCGAAGAAGTTATGACATCCAACCACCTGCTTTGGAAAAATCTGATCCAAGATATCCTGGACACGATCCAAGGTACAAAGATCTTTCAGAATCAGAATTACCTCTTACTGAATGTCTGAAAGATACTGTAGCTCGCTTTGTACCTTATTGGGAAGGAACCATTGCACCAATGGTAAAATCTGGTAAAAAAGTTTTGATTACTGCTCACGGAAACAGCTTACGGGCATTAGTAAAATATCTTGATAACATCCCTGATAATGAAATTGTTGAGTTGAACATTCCAACAGGAATTCCTCTGGTTTATGAACTGGATGAAAATCTTAAACCAATAAAACATTATTACCTTGGTAATCCCGAAGAGATTGAAAAAGCTGCTGCAGCAGTCGCTGCTCAAGCAAAAGTTAAATAG
- a CDS encoding T9SS type A sorting domain-containing protein: MKKKLFLFALLVLLSFQFLNAQTWINEEKDLTASSTNIEQFKNKGGTQTVYQSSTYAIGRKLNTDSSSFISRSYHQFNINQSVFPTNTQIDEVTVHYTTSAGSYSFKLTKVSAVGTDDAANWSAIGSGTSMDAGIAYSAVEQSFVSAKIKTEMQNLLTSGKIILGALSENETANNSYADLFIWLHIKYRRPAQTFPYNAANYHNGALISGQIGVGLGQPPTSYPSPKQFDAIESQNINLLAYDNQDISTRRYLYNDTEAPNQKSKWDQDKFGDITLLGDPQAITVQSNTSNAGSTFRAWLRKNCKIDQTHKTEFDGDQTQQNTAWIVEQNNGSITAPSSKTVASNNYNFAGWTDNITLPQTRTINNPTDNQTYTALYKVPHKSNQTNAYSNTCQRRFIQTPDGVKHICYESMNKVWYELSIDNGATWFLGNGGKPLSSADAKNPSMSFYGNQIGIVWQEKIGSSFKIKMALFYGSNYSSSVFSTVADEDLLLDYSHNANPVIAWGYNAKIVVVWSGMDLCASPFGGVALKYAYGSASSNGISWYTQCGIDGTDANSINPTIAANYSVNTSPFYFHIAWEQVVNSSTSKINYSMLSAGANNYLQHTAFEESSYNSGYSKNYQPSILLRQVGDSYLPYITWLGYRTTPSVSSRVIMRYKQYGSWSPLSIYGGNSVQSFSINNAGFLYGQYVLGLGWSEPVSQGSTTYFNKAVKIGSSTTINTLSTEGKDLQINNSTSYSSMFVNSFQSKTLPYSFSLSQPFASLSKENSLAMLNAREGVVGKNGAQFFFALGDISVNGQNVDFVEIPDSIKIDNLGAINTYLVSKPITVNESSNLTYGVEYGIADSVLCSSVLANNGNITFKVVLIDDKTNEVLDVFDEVTYSGNNVYQYNNIGYQVNLAGIGERTIRLGLAVNTNIEFDYSLSNRISDQSLLAKTSYQTINYKGPLVVTNYALEQNYPNPFNPSTKIKFQLPKNDFVTLKVYDILGNEVTTLVNEEKAQGRYEINFDASNLSSGVYIYKIKAGEFVSSKKMLLLK, encoded by the coding sequence ATGAAAAAGAAACTTTTTTTATTCGCTCTTTTGGTTTTGTTATCTTTCCAATTTTTGAACGCTCAGACTTGGATAAATGAAGAGAAGGATCTTACTGCTTCATCAACAAATATCGAACAGTTTAAGAATAAAGGCGGTACACAAACTGTTTATCAAAGTTCAACCTATGCTATTGGTCGCAAACTAAATACAGATAGCTCTTCATTTATTTCTCGTTCTTACCATCAGTTTAATATAAATCAATCAGTTTTTCCAACCAATACTCAGATTGATGAAGTAACGGTGCATTATACAACAAGTGCGGGCAGTTATTCTTTTAAATTAACGAAAGTAAGTGCTGTTGGTACTGATGATGCTGCAAATTGGAGTGCCATTGGAAGTGGTACTTCTATGGATGCCGGGATTGCATATAGTGCTGTTGAACAGAGTTTCGTATCAGCAAAAATTAAAACAGAAATGCAAAACCTTTTAACAAGTGGTAAAATTATACTTGGAGCACTGAGCGAGAATGAAACCGCCAATAATTCTTATGCTGATCTATTTATTTGGCTGCATATTAAATACAGACGACCTGCCCAAACTTTTCCATATAATGCTGCTAATTACCATAATGGGGCACTTATTTCAGGTCAAATTGGGGTAGGTTTAGGTCAACCACCAACATCTTATCCAAGTCCAAAACAATTTGATGCAATTGAAAGTCAAAATATAAATTTATTGGCATATGATAATCAGGATATTAGCACAAGAAGGTATTTATATAATGATACAGAAGCTCCAAATCAAAAGAGTAAGTGGGATCAAGACAAATTTGGAGATATTACTCTACTAGGAGATCCGCAAGCTATAACGGTACAATCGAATACATCAAATGCGGGGTCAACTTTTAGAGCCTGGTTAAGAAAAAATTGCAAAATAGACCAAACACACAAAACAGAATTTGATGGAGACCAAACCCAACAAAACACCGCTTGGATTGTGGAACAAAACAATGGCTCTATAACTGCGCCATCGTCCAAAACAGTTGCTTCCAATAATTACAATTTTGCAGGTTGGACTGATAATATTACATTACCCCAAACAAGAACTATAAATAATCCAACAGATAACCAAACTTACACAGCACTTTACAAAGTACCTCACAAGTCCAATCAAACAAATGCATATTCAAACACATGCCAGCGTCGTTTTATTCAAACACCGGATGGAGTAAAACATATTTGTTATGAGAGTATGAATAAAGTCTGGTATGAGCTAAGTATAGACAACGGCGCAACCTGGTTTTTAGGTAACGGAGGCAAACCGCTCAGCAGTGCAGACGCAAAAAATCCATCAATGTCATTTTATGGTAATCAAATCGGTATAGTTTGGCAGGAAAAAATCGGCAGCAGTTTTAAGATAAAGATGGCATTGTTTTATGGAAGTAATTATTCATCTTCTGTTTTCAGTACTGTTGCAGATGAAGATCTATTGTTAGATTATTCCCATAATGCAAACCCTGTAATTGCGTGGGGTTATAATGCAAAAATTGTTGTTGTTTGGTCAGGCATGGATTTGTGTGCCAGTCCGTTTGGTGGTGTTGCATTAAAATATGCTTATGGCAGTGCATCCTCAAATGGTATAAGCTGGTATACGCAATGCGGCATAGACGGAACAGACGCAAATTCAATCAATCCAACAATTGCAGCAAATTATTCTGTTAACACAAGTCCGTTTTATTTTCATATAGCGTGGGAACAGGTTGTCAACAGTTCAACATCTAAAATTAATTATAGTATGCTATCGGCAGGTGCAAATAATTATCTTCAGCACACCGCTTTTGAAGAATCTTCATACAATAGCGGCTATTCAAAAAACTATCAGCCAAGTATTTTATTGCGTCAGGTTGGTGATTCCTATCTCCCATATATTACGTGGCTTGGCTATCGCACCACACCTTCAGTATCAAGTCGTGTAATTATGAGATACAAACAATACGGTTCGTGGTCTCCATTAAGCATTTACGGTGGTAATTCAGTTCAATCGTTTTCAATAAACAATGCTGGCTTCCTGTATGGTCAATATGTTTTAGGTTTGGGCTGGAGCGAACCTGTTTCGCAGGGTTCAACAACTTATTTTAACAAAGCGGTTAAAATTGGAAGTTCTACAACTATCAATACACTATCAACTGAAGGTAAAGATTTACAAATAAATAACAGCACAAGTTACAGCAGTATGTTTGTAAATTCTTTCCAGAGTAAAACACTTCCGTACAGCTTTTCTCTTTCACAGCCATTTGCGTCTTTAAGCAAAGAAAACTCACTTGCAATGCTTAATGCACGGGAAGGTGTTGTGGGAAAGAACGGCGCACAGTTTTTCTTTGCACTTGGCGATATTTCTGTTAATGGACAAAATGTAGATTTTGTTGAGATTCCCGACTCAATAAAGATCGATAACTTAGGAGCAATAAACACTTATCTTGTGAGTAAACCGATAACAGTAAATGAAAGTAGTAATTTAACCTATGGAGTAGAGTATGGAATAGCTGATTCTGTTTTGTGTTCGTCTGTACTTGCAAATAATGGGAATATCACTTTTAAGGTTGTGCTGATTGATGATAAGACAAATGAAGTGTTAGATGTTTTTGATGAAGTAACTTATTCGGGTAATAATGTTTATCAGTATAACAATATTGGTTATCAGGTAAACCTGGCTGGAATAGGTGAAAGGACAATTCGGTTAGGTCTTGCAGTTAATACAAATATTGAATTTGATTATTCATTATCAAACAGGATATCTGATCAAAGCCTACTCGCTAAAACAAGTTATCAAACAATCAATTATAAAGGACCTTTGGTTGTTACTAACTATGCACTTGAGCAAAATTATCCAAATCCATTTAACCCAAGCACAAAAATAAAATTCCAATTACCAAAAAATGATTTTGTTACATTGAAAGTATATGATATTCTTGGAAATGAAGTAACAACTCTGGTTAACGAAGAGAAAGCGCAAGGAAGATATGAGATAAACTTTGATGCAAGTAATCTTTCAAGCGGCGTTTATATATACAAAATAAAGGCAGGAGAATTTGTTTCTTCTAAAAAAATGCTGCTGTTAAAATAA
- a CDS encoding PorV/PorQ family protein — protein sequence MRSKIILIIIAAFSTIATVNAQTVFAKYAGEFMALGVGGRALGMGGAFVAVANDVTSGYYNPAGLANLNYPQVALMHSEQFGNLVNYDYGSVAIPFSTDMSFGLSVMRLGVDGIPDTRNALYDANGDGVIDIRDDRLDYGRITEFSNQDWAFYLTFAKRQESNFYWGVNAKVIRRTLAEYSATGIGFDVGAFYTPMENLYLGANLQDATTTLVAWSTGRNELVSPTLKIGGAYKLIEFLGGYIMPALDFDVRFENRRFASQFNVGPVSFDMHAGLEYTFKNLIYIRGGYNDVKQFTVGAGVKLPKLNIDYSFARFSESEIDRLPDSHRISIILTLEEPRFLRAGL from the coding sequence ATGCGTTCAAAAATAATCTTGATAATAATTGCGGCTTTCTCCACTATTGCAACAGTAAACGCTCAAACTGTATTCGCCAAATATGCCGGAGAATTTATGGCTTTGGGTGTTGGTGGAAGAGCTTTAGGAATGGGTGGAGCTTTTGTTGCTGTGGCAAATGATGTTACTTCAGGTTATTACAACCCTGCTGGATTGGCAAATCTTAATTATCCTCAAGTCGCATTGATGCATTCCGAACAGTTTGGCAACCTTGTTAATTATGATTACGGTTCTGTAGCAATTCCATTCAGCACTGATATGAGCTTTGGTTTAAGCGTTATGAGATTAGGTGTTGATGGAATTCCCGATACACGAAATGCACTTTATGATGCAAACGGTGATGGAGTAATCGACATCAGAGATGACAGACTTGACTACGGACGAATTACTGAATTCAGCAATCAGGATTGGGCATTTTATTTAACCTTTGCAAAAAGACAGGAATCAAATTTTTATTGGGGTGTTAATGCAAAAGTTATCAGAAGAACTTTAGCAGAATACAGTGCTACAGGAATCGGTTTTGATGTCGGTGCTTTCTACACACCGATGGAAAATCTTTATCTTGGTGCAAATCTTCAGGATGCTACAACAACACTAGTTGCCTGGAGTACCGGAAGAAATGAATTAGTATCACCTACTCTTAAAATTGGTGGAGCTTACAAGCTTATAGAATTTTTAGGCGGATATATTATGCCTGCTCTCGATTTCGATGTTCGATTCGAAAACAGGAGATTCGCTTCTCAGTTTAATGTTGGTCCGGTAAGTTTTGATATGCACGCCGGACTTGAGTATACTTTCAAGAATTTGATTTATATCCGTGGTGGTTATAATGATGTTAAGCAGTTCACTGTTGGTGCCGGAGTAAAACTTCCGAAGTTAAACATAGATTATTCATTTGCAAGATTCAGTGAATCAGAAATTGACCGCCTTCCTGATTCTCATAGAATTTCAATTATCCTTACACTTGAAGAACCACGATTTTTAAGAGCCGGACTTTAA